One Aphidius gifuensis isolate YNYX2018 linkage group LG5, ASM1490517v1, whole genome shotgun sequence genomic region harbors:
- the LOC122858224 gene encoding PRA1 family protein 3 isoform X1 encodes MDKTALGNSGLELPPLRSLNDFILEDARFQVPQFKDLEKWGNRVVANLLYYQTNYFLMSIVIFILVGLIHPGKMIVGMIAMVVIMTIFSYVSTEGRAVHSFKKQYPLGGILAVVFGTCFVTYTLGSLLIFLIGILLPFCVTFVHASMRLRNLKNKMANKIEGMGLKKRTPMGLLLEQIDGACGDAIINN; translated from the exons atggaTAAAACTGCATTAGGAAATTCAGGATTAGAATTACCACCTTTACGTagtttaaatgattttattctAGAAGATGCTCGTTTTCAAGTACCACAATTTAAAGATCTTGAAAAATGGGGTAATAGAGTTGTTGCTAATTTACTctattatcaaacaaattattttctcatgTCAATTGTCATATTTATTCTTGTTGG ATTAATACATCCAGGTAAAATGATTGTTGGAATGATTGCCATGGTTGTTATAatgacaatattttcatatgtcTCAACTGAGGGAAGAGCAGTACACAGCTTCAAAAAACAATATCCACTTGGTGGAATTTTAGCTGTTGTTTTTGGTACATGTTTTGTAACTTATACATTGGGATCACTTCTTATCTTTCTTATCGGTATTCTTTTGCCATTTTGTG ttaCATTTGTTCATGCCTCAATGAGACTCAGAaatctcaaaaataaaatggccAATAAAATTGAAGGAATGGGCTTGAAAAAACGTACACCAATGGGACTTTTACTTGAACAAATTG ATGGTGCTTGTGGAGACgcaattataaataactaa
- the LOC122858219 gene encoding homeobox protein 4-like, giving the protein MEPPDSIPVASPDMFDSDDDYAKNKSPIKASPKKLTQQLSKDEMIIKSDIYLMKKMNESLGGIPPPPKYTICQRNCADLLSKIKENSKFFYTIDPSSLLKNSSSQNCFKKTMINSQINQDDNLGTFQTVINETQLKNLSWPLAYKEKAFGIHYNRNKYVEYIENQSVRLSDRYIGNDTQSSFVTSLTSNSNVQKKTSVSKRGVGQSPGKRLSHLAKRRRVFSIANLQKMNDKPHCLISVKKTVMKKATSPRKINKSSPKILAAKLSTRRWSVQSQNSGSWKLKTPPCCLAHSSPIHHTRSSNKKITNNDLNNQTQRIKRSLFLTPVKIDLTIDDLNNKNNCNENNNSKLIKKLSFDCTEDSNGIPSSVSSNQSMRDAKNKSNSSTKIGAKKMDDIDRKKLVWAVSQALKSKGIDSKHVKFQYYGRQLVKKVKEIMPYLENHDIPRKPGSTTERMLAHAKKYAFLLVDDREK; this is encoded by the exons ATGGAACCACCAGATTCTATTCCAGTTGCTAGTCCAGACATGTTCGAcagtgatgatgattatgctaaaaataaatctcCAATTAAAGCatcaccaaaaaaattaacacaacAACTTAGCAAAGatgaaatgattataaaaagtgatatttatttaatgaaaaaaatgaatgaatcaCTCGGTGGTATACCACCACCTCCAAAGTACACAATTTGTCAACGTAATTGTGCAGATTTGCTtagtaaaattaaagaaaatagtaaatttttttatacaattgatCCAtctagtttattaaaaaatagctCATcacaaaattgttttaaaaaaacaatgattaatTCACAAATTAATCAAGATGATAATTTAGGAACATTTCAAACAGTTATTAATGAAACACAGCTAAAGAATTTATCATGGCCATTAGCTTATAAAGAAAAAGCATTTGGAATTCA ttaTAATCGTAATAAATATGTTGAATACATTGAAAATCAATCAGTTAGATTGAGTGATAGGTATATTGGTAATGATACACAATCCTCTTTTGTAACAAGTCTAACAAGTAATAGtaatgttcaaaaaaaaacatcagtaAGTAAACGTGGTGTTGGACAAAGTCCTGGTAAACGTTTAAGTCATCTAGCCAAGAGAAGACGAGTATTTTCAATagcaaatttacaaaaaatgaatgataaaCCACACTGTTTAATAAGTGTTAAAAAAACAGTTATGAAAAAAGCAACAAGTCCacgtaaaattaataaatcaagtcCAAAAATATTAGCAGCAAAATTATCAACTCGTAGATGGTCTGTACAAAGTCAAAACTCAGGATCATGGAAATTAAAAACACCACCATGTTGTTTGGCTCATAGTTCACCAATTCATCATACTagatcatcaaataaaaaaataacaaataatgatttaaataatcaaacacaaagaataaaaagatctttatttttaacaccAGTTAAAATTGATCTAactattgatgatttaaacaataaaaataattgtaatgaaaataataattcaaaattgattaaaaaactttCATTTGATTGTACTGAAGATTCAAATGGAATTCCTTCTTCAGTTAGTAGCAATCAATCGATGAGAGATgccaaaaataaatcaaattcatcaacaaaaattggAGCTAAAAAAATGGACGACATCGATAGAAAA aaaTTAGTCTGGGCTGTTTCACAAGCACTTAAATCAAAGGGAATTGATTCGAAACATGTTAAATTTCAATACTACGGTCGTCAGCTTGTTAAAAAAGTCAAAGAAATAATGCCTTACTTGGAAAATCATGATATTCCAAGAAAACCTGGTAGCACAACTGAGCGAATGTTGGCACATGCCAAAAAATATGCATTCCTTCTAGTCGATGATAGAgaaaagtaa
- the LOC122858224 gene encoding PRA1 family protein 3 isoform X2: MDKTALGNSGLELPPLRSLNDFILEDARFQVPQFKDLEKWGNRVVANLLYYQTNYFLMSIVIFILVGLIHPGKMIVGMIAMVVIMTIFSYVSTEGRAVHSFKKQYPLGGILAVVFGTCFVTYTLGSLLIFLIGILLPFCVTFVHASMRLRNLKNKMANKIEGMGLKKRTPMGLLLEQIGMEPDILAL; the protein is encoded by the exons atggaTAAAACTGCATTAGGAAATTCAGGATTAGAATTACCACCTTTACGTagtttaaatgattttattctAGAAGATGCTCGTTTTCAAGTACCACAATTTAAAGATCTTGAAAAATGGGGTAATAGAGTTGTTGCTAATTTACTctattatcaaacaaattattttctcatgTCAATTGTCATATTTATTCTTGTTGG ATTAATACATCCAGGTAAAATGATTGTTGGAATGATTGCCATGGTTGTTATAatgacaatattttcatatgtcTCAACTGAGGGAAGAGCAGTACACAGCTTCAAAAAACAATATCCACTTGGTGGAATTTTAGCTGTTGTTTTTGGTACATGTTTTGTAACTTATACATTGGGATCACTTCTTATCTTTCTTATCGGTATTCTTTTGCCATTTTGTG ttaCATTTGTTCATGCCTCAATGAGACTCAGAaatctcaaaaataaaatggccAATAAAATTGAAGGAATGGGCTTGAAAAAACGTACACCAATGGGACTTTTACTTGAACAAATTGGTATGGAACCAGATATCCTcgctttataa